ATGACGCTGCAATCACAAGCAAATATTGTGGCACAAGCCGACAAAGAAATAAGCATTCGCGCAGAAGATGCGGTGTATATCCAAAGTATTGAGTCCAATATTGAGATCAATGCCAAAGAGGCGGTTCAACTCACCGCAGACACCGACATTAAAATTCAGTCTGCTGACAGCAATATTCAATTCGAAGCGCAGCAATCCATCAATCTTGAGGCAGCGCAAGACATCAGTTACTTCAGCGTTGATGGTAATGTTGAGCTTGCGGCGCAAAATGGTAACTTGACCATTAATGCCGATAGAAACATTTCTATCGTTGGCCAAGGTAGCGGCTCAATTCAGCTCTCTCAAGGTGGCGGAAAAATAGAAATCGATGCGGCAGGTAATATTACTATCGATGCGAACAACTTGAACTTAAGCGCCAGCAATATTTCAGTGTCTGGCTCAGCAATTAGCCATAACTAAGCAGGGAGCAAAGTCTATGAAAACCAATGTTGTACAATTTCCTCCGTCGTTAAGCAACATCGTATGGCGTGTATCCGCCATTGATAAATTAGGCAAAGTGTTACAAGTGAAGTGTGACGAATCAAAGGTAGAAATGAAGGTTAAAGGTCAACTAGACAGCGTGACACGCGTAAGTATTGACGATGAAGTGTTGCTTCATAGTGTGGCAATGCCTATCGTTATTGGTCGCTTAGCTGCACCGCAAGATTTTCCGGCAGCGTCGGTAACAAATAACAACGGCACTGTGGTGCTAAATGGCGAGCAAAAAGTCTGTGTCAAAACCAAAAATGGCAGCATTGCGATCAACGGCAATGGTGAGATACAGCTTGAAGGTAAACTGTTAAACGCCGATATTGAGCAAGATCTCAGCCTCCAAGGCTGGCCAATTCGATTAAATTAAGCTGATACGGTGTGACTATGTTTTTAGCTGCAACCAAATTGGCCGTTCACCGTCAACAACTTAAGTCGCTTTGGCGTCATTATCAAAAGTTTAATGCACGACAAGTAGTTGAGACTGGGCGTTTACATGCCCTTGAAAAACAACTATTAAATCATGTGTATACCTTAGCTGCGACGGACGAAGAACACTGGATAAACCGCTCACAACTAGATTGTATCGCGCATGGGTCGATTGATGATGTATTTAAGTTAACTCAAGAGATTGACTCACCTCAGCTGTTATTACTCATTAACCATCTTTTTGGGACAAGAGCGCTTGAAGATCAAGCCAGTGAAATAATCACGGCTATTAATCGCGAGCCTGCGCTTGCCGAGTTACTCATTCATAACTTATCAGCATGGCGCATTGATTTTGGTGATGCACTCAGGCAGAGAATTTTATCAACCGATGAAAATTGGCCTACGAGCCTTATCTATTTAGCATTTAGTACGGCTAACTTGTCGCGCCACCAACTTATGGCTGCACTTGAACATAGCAACCCTGAAATTGCCTACACGGCATTGGTTAATATGTGGCTGTGTAATACAGAGCAGCTTTCAGAGCACTTAGTGAAGCGGTTTGCGATGACAGATGATGCCGTGCTAAAAGCAAAATTATTGCAGCTTGCAGGTTTGCTCGACGAGCCTAAATGGGATGAGCCATGTTTACTTTATTGTCAGCACAATCCAAGCTACATTGCTGAAGTATTTCCGTACTTTTCTCATACCCGTTCGTTACAAAATCTAGTTAAGTTACTCGAAGCCCCCAGTACCGCACGTCCGGCTTACGAGGCGTGGAAACAAATCACCGATCTTGACTTACCTGAAGATTTCGCAATAAGTGATGCGAAAACTGGAATTAAATCTCAAAAATCGCAAAAACTACCCAGTTTTAAGCAAGCAGAGTATGAACGCCAAGCCTTAATAACCGCAAATACCCAACATCAACTCGCGGGGCGTAAAGTCTCCGAGCCTGCAGCTTGGTTACAACAGGGATTGGCTGGCCTTGCGATACAGCGCAAGCTTTCCAAAATTTCCTCGCATGCACTTGGCGCTGCGCTTTTTTACATGCCGATGGCTTATCTTCAATGGCAATCAGTAAAGCAGGAGTTGAACCATGCTAGTGAATGAATCCGAGTGGCAAAGTGGCACGGTTGAGGCTTGGGATGAGGAAAAAGATCCCATCGTAGTCATCGCTGTGAAGCAAAACTTTGAATACGACGTAAAGGGTAATGTGTATCCCGATCCAACTGGAGCGCCTGTTGTACTTGCTGATGACTTCGACGGTGAAGGGCTTGAAGCCTGCTTAACCGCCGTTAGCGAAGTTCAGCCCTATAAAACCGGTTTTGAGGTATATGGCGAATTGACCTGCTTTCCACCAACCGACAAGCAAGCGCGAGTGATTGAAGTTGGACTAAAACTCGGCTGTAACGATAGGGTCTTTGTTGATAAATTACTTCGAGTTACTGGTGAGCGTGTGTGGAAGCGATCGCTATTCGGGCCTGTGGCGAGCGATCCACAAGTATTATCGTCCTGTGTATTAAATTATCAACTTGCCTATGGCGGCACGAGTCTGTCGGATGAAGAACAAGTTTCGACCCAAAACCCTCTTGGTCGTGGTTATAAGCTCAAGAATAAAGAAGCGAAAGGCCAGCCATTGCCACAAGTGGAGTATGCTAATCAGGTATTAAAAAAACCGAGTCACGACACTGCGGTTGCAAGCTTTGCAGCGATCCCACCATTTTGGTCGCCAAGGGGTGACAAACTCCCAGAGGTTGACGAAGCCCAAGCCCTCGCGGGTAAGTTTCCATTTAAAGAAGTAGTCCCTGCTGCGCATTATCAAGTCGCGCCGCAAGACCAACAAACTCCAAACCCGTTTAGTGATGGCTGGTGGATTGAAATGATGGGCTTAACGCCAGACTTACCTTATGGACAAAGCCTAAAGCTAATGCTGCCCAGAATCGTGCCTCGCTGTCGTTTGGTTAATGGCCCAGACGCCGCGCCTATTGATATGCAGTGTGATACGCTGGTAATTGACTCACAAACACAGCAGTTTTCATTAATTTGGCGAGGAAAGGTAAAAAAGAGCCAAACGGGCAGTAACAGCGTGTTCTTAGTCGAAGAGGCACAAACGCAAGGAGTGGCACATGCAGTTTGAATTAATCGCGCTAGAAACCCCCGCCGGTAACCATCCTAGTGCTTTATATACCGCGGTCGCAAATAACATGCGCTTTTGCACGCCAAGTAAAGCCAT
This genomic interval from Pseudoalteromonas galatheae contains the following:
- a CDS encoding DUF2169 family type VI secretion system accessory protein, producing the protein MLVNESEWQSGTVEAWDEEKDPIVVIAVKQNFEYDVKGNVYPDPTGAPVVLADDFDGEGLEACLTAVSEVQPYKTGFEVYGELTCFPPTDKQARVIEVGLKLGCNDRVFVDKLLRVTGERVWKRSLFGPVASDPQVLSSCVLNYQLAYGGTSLSDEEQVSTQNPLGRGYKLKNKEAKGQPLPQVEYANQVLKKPSHDTAVASFAAIPPFWSPRGDKLPEVDEAQALAGKFPFKEVVPAAHYQVAPQDQQTPNPFSDGWWIEMMGLTPDLPYGQSLKLMLPRIVPRCRLVNGPDAAPIDMQCDTLVIDSQTQQFSLIWRGKVKKSQTGSNSVFLVEEAQTQGVAHAV